A segment of the Candida albicans SC5314 chromosome 2, complete sequence genome:
ATTATCCAAGTTTCCAATTTGGTGGTGTCAAAGGCTCTACAGTTGTGAGCATTGCATTTGTTAGAAACTAATGATTAATATAcatctttcttcttccgTTTTCATATAtgttcaaaacaaaaaccaaCCCAGAAAATCAGAcaactttaatttttgatttgctCCTTTAAAGcatcaattttatctaCTAATTCATTGCGCAAATTCTCTGATCCAAATTTTAGTAAGTACTGGATTGGGGTTCCTTCAGAATTGACAGAGTTTAAACGGAGAAACTTACCTGGAGTCAAACTTGCTTCTAATCCTTTCAATATCTCAGTATCTGCGGTTATTTTATAGTTCAATACTACTCTCAATAACCCTTGTGACCTCATGACTAGTCTAATTTGTCGTTTATCTGCTTTCGATTGATCTAGATGCAATGGTCCCACACCTCTCTCTTTCCAACCTTCGCTGATTTTTGATAAGTTCAACTCGAATATCTTGGCTGTACAGTTAAAATGTGatatttcatcttcttcaccGGTTGTTTGCTCCACTGGTACCAAGTCAACTTGTTTGAATTCTTGTGGTTTCGATACGTTGTTGGTGTTATTGTCgttttctttgtctttgtcattgttgttgttatcaACAGTTGATTGTTTGTCATCCTCTTTGTCAAGGAATGACTTTTTCTTAATCGAATCTTGAAACGCGTTGGAAAATCGAGTGTTGGAGCCAAATGCAGATCCAAAGGTAGCTGGGGTGGATGTTGTTGGTTTTGATAATGTGgtcgatgatgatgatgtggtggtgattgttgattttgctGGTTCTGGTGTTGAGCTAGCACTTAATTTATTCATGTTTCCAAAAGACGTAGTGGCGCCAAATACTGGTTTAGGGCTGTTAGGAACAGTGTTTGTATCATTGAATGAGTTTAATGGTGTGATCTTTCCTGGAGAAAAGCTGAACGAGTTGGATCCAAAAGTGGCTTGTCTTTTAGGAAGTGGTGGTGGCTCTTTATTTAATATCCTCCTGTCTGGTTGTTGATTGTCTATACTTGCTGcgttttctttctttgtttctttctcttcttccttctcttcttctgacttttcttcttcttcatttggAAATTCCTCCTCCAATTTCAGAATTCTTGCTTCCAATTTCAGAATTCGTTCTTCAAAagtttttgtaatttcttTTACAATAGATTGTCGTAAATCATCATGAGCAATCGACTTTgttcttttcaattgaacTGATGTCAGTTCGTctgaatcaatttttcttttacttGGACTCTCGTCAGGCATTTGGATTGAGTATTTCTTTATAATAGAGCTCTTTAATTCCGTTTCTAAATGTATAAGTTGaactaaactaaaaaaaaaaaacaaggaGAAAAGTCCTGTGGACTAAATGAAACAAGAGATGGAAAGAATGAAAGgaggaaaaaaataaactgtcaacgacaaaaaaaaaattgaatttctcGAACTGAATCATTCATGTATTATCCGCGTTGTGAGAACGGTTGAGACACTAACTTTTTTGCTTCCAATTAAATACAAAGCCTATTTAATGAGATTATAAAAGTAATCACTATCATCACTGTTTAATCTCTCCTCCTTATATTCCTTATTGATCTATCATCACTTGCAGGTTTGTAGCTGTAAGTTTTTTCGGTTGCTGGATTGGTGCCAATAGAAGAGTACTTTGCATACTTATCTTTTATTGATGTTGCTGGAGCTCTCACATCCAGTGCAGTTCTAGATCCAGAAGAGTAACGTTGTGATAATTGTGGCTGATAGGAATCTGTATAAGTATTGTATTGAGTTTGAAATTGAGGTTgatgttgctgttgctgttgctggtgatgatgatattgaaattgttgttgatcatGCTGTGGTGGTGCAGTGTTAAAAGATGGATTATTAGCAATGACAATTCTTCTTGCTGAAGCAGCAACAGATTGTACTTTCCCCTCTTTAACGTAGCCTCTTCCACCTTCTCCTCCACCTAATCTTCGTGGTCgccaatttttcaatactcTACTTCTTTCGATATCAACGAGAATTGGTCGATTCCCTAACTTTAGCCCAGTACGACTTAGATCATTAACACAATTCATGGCATCTGTATTTCTTTCATATACAACAAATCCATACCCTCTTGATTTACCCTGTTTATCTCTTATTATTCTTATCGATTCGATCATCCCATATCTAGCAAATGCACGAGATATATCCAACTCAGTTAAATTGTAGTCCAATCGAGCAATGAAAACGGTTCTAAAAGGATCTTTCATAAATTCGCGTTCTTGTTTTGCAAAAAGTGTTGGATTGTTCCATTCTTCTAATTGTCGTTCATGATCTTTCTCTTTGGCCAAACGTTTCAAGTTTGCTTCgtgttgtttttgtttgtgCTTCACgatttttgaaatcttcTTCGGCACAGCCTGGGCTTTTGATTCACGTTCCGGTAGTTCCAGAGTCAAATATTTATCTATTTCATTCTTAATTGATGACATTGGAGAGATTGGTTTGGTTGACCGTTTCTCTGGTGGGTAATCTATTGGTGATATATATGGAAATGGTGGTTTCGGTTGAAATAATTTCTGTATATTCGGTGGGTATTTTTCAGTGTTATCATTCTAAATGAACAAAATCGTTAGTATTTCAAAGAgcaaaaaaagattaaatCAATGTTCTTTAATTGTATGTACTTACCATTTCATAATACTTGGGGATTTAGAGTATTGGTGTGTCTGTCTTATTGAGTACTCTTCTCAATGAAAAAACTTTTGTACTTTCGTATAATTGTCAAACTTTTGTTTGAAGTATTGagagggaaaaaaaaataattgatttcacACATTGTATATTTTACTGTAcgaatcaaaaaaaagaacacaCTTTATAATCACTCCACACTTTTTAGAAAGTATCAATTCCTTAACTTTTTCTATATCAACCTAGAGTTAACAATCTTTTGTTTGCTTTATAATTGCTGAGCTACAATGTTTGGATC
Coding sequences within it:
- a CDS encoding uncharacterized protein (Ortholog(s) have role in protein export from nucleus, regulation of chromatin silencing at telomere, ribosomal small subunit export from nucleus and cytosol, nuclear pore, nucleus localization), producing the protein MPDESPSKRKIDSDESTSVQLKRTKSIAHDDLRQSIVKEITKTFEERISKLEARISKLEEEFPNEEEEKSEEEKEEEKETKKENAASIDNQQPDRRILNKEPPPLPKRQATFGSNSFSFSPGKITPLNSFNDTNTVPNSPKPVFGATTSFGNMNKLSASSTPEPAKSTITTTSSSSTTLSKPTTSTPATFGSAFGSNTRFSNAFQDSIKKKSFLDKEDDKQSTVDNNNNDKDKENDNNTNNVSKPQEFKQVDLVPVEQTTGEEDEISHFNCTAKIFELNLSKISEGWKERGVGPLHLDQSKADKRQIRLVMRSQGLLRVVLNYKITADTEILKGLEASLTPGKFLRLNSVNSEGTPIQYLLKFGSENLRNELVDKIDALKEQIKN
- a CDS encoding U1 snRNP complex subunit (Putative U1-70K component of the U1 snRNP, involved in splicing; ortholog of S. cerevisiae SNP1; downregulated upon adherence to polystyrene); translated protein: MNDNTEKYPPNIQKLFQPKPPFPYISPIDYPPEKRSTKPISPMSSIKNEIDKYLTSELPERESKAQAVPKKISKIVKHKQKQHEANLKRLAKEKDHERQLEEWNNPTLFAKQEREFMKDPFRTVFIARLDYNLTELDISRAFARYGMIESIRIIRDKQGKSRGYGFVVYERNTDAMNCVNDLSRTGLKLGNRPILVDIERSRVLKNWRPRRLGGGEGGRGYVKEGKVQSVAASARRIVIANNPSFNTAPPQHDQQQFQYHHHQQQQQQHQPQFQTQYNTYTDSYQPQLSQRYSSGSRTASDVRAPATSIKDKYAKYSSIGTNPATEKTYSYKPASDDRSIRNIRRRD